One region of Centropristis striata isolate RG_2023a ecotype Rhode Island chromosome 3, C.striata_1.0, whole genome shotgun sequence genomic DNA includes:
- the LOC131968719 gene encoding transcription factor HES-5-like has product MEPAEIRFSLQRPLQHTDPDMAPTTTAAMTNSQEHLTLTHKLRKPLVEKLRRERINSSIEQLKSLLGPEFLKQQTDSKLEKADILEMTVCVLRRLQQQNQAVDSAAVNQGYSRCVQEVTHFLSKEQMKTQSQRRLLNHFNKLQSSSDNNLREADFSPLSSTVQTSITTDKSPVNSAAWRPW; this is encoded by the exons ATGGAGCCAGCAGAGATCAGATTCTCTCTACAGAGACCTCTACAGCACACAGATCCAGACATGGCTCCTACAACCACTGCAGCAATGACCAACTCTCAGGAGCATCTCACTCTGACCCACAAG CTCAGAAAACCTCTGGTGGAGAAGTTACGCAGAGAGCGAATCAACAGCAGCATTGAGCAGCTCAAGTCTCTCCTGGGTCCAGAGTTCctcaaacagcagacagactccAAGCTGGAGAAAGCAGACATCCTGGAGATGACAGTTTGTGTCCTGAGACGACTGCAGCAGCAGAATCAAGCTGTGGACTCAGCAGCTGTCAATCAGGGCTACTCCAGGTGTGTCCAAGAGGTGACACACTTCCTGTCCAAAGAGCAGATGAAGACACAGTCCCAGAGAAGACTGCTGAACCACTTCAACAAGCTGCAGTCTTCCTCTGATAACAACTTGAGAGAGGCTGACTTCTCTCCTCTGAGCTCCACAGTCCAGACCAGCATCACCACAGACAAGAGTCCAGTCAACAGCGCCGCCTGGAGGCCGTGGTAG
- the LOC131968796 gene encoding enhancer of split mdelta protein-like, which yields MEPAEIRFSLQRPLQHTDPDMAPKTTAAMTNSQEHLTLTHKLRKPLVEKLRRERINSSIEQLKSLLGPEFLKQQPDSKLEKADILEMTVCVLRRLQQMNQQQRRLLNHFNKLQSSSDNNLREADFSPLSSTVQTSITTDKSPVNSAAWRPW from the exons ATGGAGCCAGCAGAGATCAGATTCTCTCTACAGAGACCTCTACAGCACACAGATCCAGACATGGCTCCTAAAACCACTGCAGCAATGACCAACTCTCAGGAGCATCTCACTCTGACCCACAAG CTCAGAAAACCTCTGGTGGAGAAGTTACGCAGAGAGCGAATCAACAGCAGCATTGAGCAGCTCAAGTCTCTCCTGGGTCCAGAGTTCCTCAAACAGCAGCCAGACTCCAAGCTGGAGAAAGCAGACATCCTGGAGATGACAGTTTGTGTCCTGAGACGACTGCAGCAGATGAATCAGCAGCAGAGAAGACTGCTGAACCACTTCAACAAGCTGCAGTCTTCCTCTGATAACAACCTGAGAGAGGCTGACTTTTCTCCTCTGAGCTCCACAGTCCAGACCAGCATCACCACAGACAAGAGTCCAGTCAACAGCGCCGCCTGGAGGCCGTGGTAG